AGACGGCGATATTGTGTTTAATGATGAGAAAGTAAACGCAGTTCAGCATGTTAGCAAACTATCCCTTGCCGTTCCGCTCACGTCTTCATTTGAAAACGATCTTGAGCAAGCGGTTAAACCAAAGCTATCTATGCTTATTAACGGTACTCCGTTTAATCTTGATGGCTCAACTTTTCCGTTTTCAAACAGCTACTTAACCAAGTTTTCTTTTGTGGCGGATAATATTTCTCTTGCCAGATATTGGAGATACTTTCCTATAAAATCTCCTGTTGCTTTGACTTCCGGTACGATGAATGTAGCCATGAATCTTGGCTTCAGTCGTCCTGCTGGTCAGCCATTGAAATTGGATATAGACGGTACTGTGAAATTTAAAGACCTCGGTTTAACTAAAGAAGATAAAACTGAGGTGCTCGCTATCCCACAGCTTGTGGTGAATCTTAAAGATTTTTCTTTGACCGAAAAAAAACTCATTTTTCAAAACATTGAGATTGACTCACCGTATGTTGAAGTTCACAGGCAAAAGGACAATTTGATTAACTGGACAACATACTTTGTTCCCAAAAATGATAGCACTGTAACGCCAGATACCAAAAACAATGTGGTTTCGGACGTAAAAAAAGAAGCAAAGAAAGCAACTCCAGAGAAGAAGGACACTGCGGAAAAGAAATCTGTTCAAGACACAGCAAATGCACTTTCTGCAGAGCAAAAAAACAAACGTCCATTTACAATGGTTGTGGAATCGTTCTCGATAAAAAAAGGAAAAGTTCTTTTTAAAGACAGCACTGTTCCCGGGGAATTTGCAATAACGCTCACTCCAGTCGATATAGCTGTAAAAAACTTGAGTACAGAGCCGGCGAGCTCTGCTGATGTAATGATTACGGTTGGAGATAAGAAGCTGATTGAAATTGCGGGAGGAGTTGGGATTTCTCCTGTTACAGCTAAGTTAAAAGCAGATATCAACAAGCTGTCACTTTCTCAATTTATGCCATACCTTGCCGCAGCAACACCTGCCCAAATTAGCAGTGGTGCTCTTAATGCGACTGCTAATATTCAGGTAGCTACCGGTGCGTCTTCTCAGGTGCAGGTACGTATTGCTAACGGCAACATTCAGTTGCAGAATCTGGCTCTTACCGGAAAAAACTTTAAGAAAGCCCCTATTGCTCTACAAACACTTACGGTGGACGGAGCAACGATTGATTTGCAAAAACAGTCTGTGGAGATCGGAAATATCGGATTTATTGGGCCTGATATTACAATAACTAGAAATAAAGAGGGAATAGATATTATCTCCCTTCTGGTTGCCGAGCCAGTTGCCTCAAAGCCGAAAGCGCCTTTAGCTGCCTCAAAATCATCATCTTCCGCGAGCCCATGGAAACTGCTCATTCAGGGGGTAGCTGTTAAAAATGGAAAAATTACTCTCCATGACACCGCCCTTAAAAAGACTGTTATAACTAGCTTGAAAGACGTTGCCATAACAGCAAGCGACATTACGCTAGATAACAAGCCGTCTGCTTTTTCTGTTTCCACTGGAGTAAACAAAAAAAGTACTATTAGTGCAAAAGGTACCTTTGCTCACTCCCCTCTTGCTGTTGATGGTAATATAAATGTTAAAGACGTTAATCTTCCTGATTTTGCAGAGTATGTTAAAGAATATACAGAAGTTGCCATCACAAAAGGAACCGTCTCTGCCACTGCAAAAGCTAACGTTTCTGTTCCTAAAAATGGTGATCCCAAAATTAATGTAGCAGCGGATATCACCGTCAATAACCTCTCAGCTGATGGCAAAACAGCAAAGGAACACCTTGGCTCTGTAAAGCAGATTTCTGTCAAAAAGGCTGCGTTTGATTCCACAAAAAACAGTGCTGCAATTGAGTCGGTAACGATCGACAGGCCAGAGACTGAAGTCATTTTAGAAAGAAACGGTTCGGTGAACCTTGCTCGTGCAGTTCAAGGGAAGCCTGAAGGTACAAAAGCTCAACGTGCGTCTAAGCAAAGCAAACGCGCAGCTATTCAAGCTACAACTAAGCCGTTTGGTATCACCATAGGCAACATTACACTTAAAAACGGGGCAATTACATTTCAGGATGCCTCTATTACTCCTAAAGTTGTGCTTGATTTTGAAGATATTGCAGCATCATATAAACAATTTAGTTTGTCAGCTTCAAAACCATCTCCGGTTAATTTCTCTGCGACTCTACAGGGACGGAGGATTTCTGCTTCCGGTACTGTGAGCCCTATGGCCTCCCCGATTGCGCTTAATATGACGATGAAACTTGATGATATCGTACTGGATAAATTTAGTCCTTACACGGTAAAGTACATTGCTTATCCAGTTAAAACAGGGTCACTTGATGCTGATGTGAAATTGAAAATTTATCAAAATAAGCTCAATGCTGAGAACCAGCTCCTATTCGAAGATTTTACACTTGGAGAACGAAACTCACAGTCTAAGGCACCATCCGTGCCTATTAAGCTGGGTCTCTCTCTTATGCGACAACCGAACGGGGATATTCCATTAAATCTGCCTATTACAGGTAATCTGAACGATCCGAACTTCCACATTAATCAGATTATTGCAACGACTCTGGTAAACGTAGTTGTGAAGGCTGCTATTTCGCCTTTTACTTTACTGGGGTCACTACTTGGCGATGTTTCTCCTGAACAGGCCCAGTTTATTACTTTTAAGCCCGGTTCTGCTCAGTTACCTAAGACAGACCTTCAAATGCTCACCAAGCTGGCATCAGTTTTGAAAACTAAACCTACTATTACTCTTGAATGTCTTGGATACTACAATACAGATATTGATGTGAAAGGGTTGAAAGATCGTGCTCTTAGCATGGCAGTTAAGCAACAATGGTATGATAGTCTCTCAAGTGCTACACAAAAAAACATTGATCTGGAGGCAGCAGCTATACCTAAGTATAACTATGAAAAGTACTTGAAAGAAGCCTATGAGAGTTTTCCTGAACAAAAAGATGACCCTCGCCCTAGTGGATTATTTGGATACGAAGAACAGACGCAGGAACAGATGGAAGAATTTCTTAGAAATTCAGTAGACACCACTCACGAAGCGCTGCGCAAACTCGCTGTTGACAGAGCTAATGCTGTCCGTGACGTGATCATCAGTAAATATCCGGAGCTTAAAGACCGTGTGAAGGCTATCCAGGCTGGTTCAAGTAAAAAGGATTCACACGCAACGTCGGTACAGTTAAAACTAAAACAGTAGATACCGACAATGTCGGTCTGACTTTCTGTTAACAAAAGAACTGCACATATTCACTCTGCTATAACGCAGTAAGAATGTGTGCAGTTCTTTTGGCTTTGAGCATAAACTAGATAATATCATTCACTAAACAATAAAGGACACCTCCTTGCGAACGGGATAATTTTAAAGACAAGATCGTTACGTCTTGCCCTTAATTTACCTTTTAAGGAAGTGTATGAATTTGACAGAAGCTAACAGACTAATAGCAACTCTGAAAGAACAACTGGAAATCGAACAAGCTCTCAACAATGTAGCCTTTGAGGCAATAGGGCTATTCGATGAGAACCTGAAGTGCGTTGCGGCAAATGCTGAGGCTCTTAAAACTATGGGGTATACATTAGAAGAGCTTCCTACTCTTTCTGCTTTTGACTTCCTTGCTGAAGAATCGCTGGCTATTGCCCGAAAAAATGTTGAGAAAGGATTTGCAGAGCCATATTTTGCAACCTGTAAACGAAAAGATGGCACAACATTTCCTGCCGAAGTTAGAGGCAAGGCAGTAACTCTTCATGGCCATAGATATCGTGCCACAGCCATGCGTGATCTCACGTTTACTCGTGCTATTGAAATTGATTTAGCAGACACCATGTATGAACTGGAACTTATTTTCAATAACTGCAAAGTTGGCCTCATGCTCT
This sequence is a window from Halodesulfovibrio aestuarii DSM 17919 = ATCC 29578. Protein-coding genes within it:
- a CDS encoding DUF748 domain-containing protein, whose amino-acid sequence is MNLKFFFATKARKITTITVGTLLSIFLLYVLVGFLVIAPVAKWQLEEQLPPLLQRNVSIGNVSLNPLTLHVEFNDIAIKKKDGNGDLFSVATFEAQLSVKSVLALAPIVEHVRIVKPKINITRYKNDSLSIDDILEHQAKLAEEAVEEPHEKKKDERIFPFKILNLILEDGDIVFNDEKVNAVQHVSKLSLAVPLTSSFENDLEQAVKPKLSMLINGTPFNLDGSTFPFSNSYLTKFSFVADNISLARYWRYFPIKSPVALTSGTMNVAMNLGFSRPAGQPLKLDIDGTVKFKDLGLTKEDKTEVLAIPQLVVNLKDFSLTEKKLIFQNIEIDSPYVEVHRQKDNLINWTTYFVPKNDSTVTPDTKNNVVSDVKKEAKKATPEKKDTAEKKSVQDTANALSAEQKNKRPFTMVVESFSIKKGKVLFKDSTVPGEFAITLTPVDIAVKNLSTEPASSADVMITVGDKKLIEIAGGVGISPVTAKLKADINKLSLSQFMPYLAAATPAQISSGALNATANIQVATGASSQVQVRIANGNIQLQNLALTGKNFKKAPIALQTLTVDGATIDLQKQSVEIGNIGFIGPDITITRNKEGIDIISLLVAEPVASKPKAPLAASKSSSSASPWKLLIQGVAVKNGKITLHDTALKKTVITSLKDVAITASDITLDNKPSAFSVSTGVNKKSTISAKGTFAHSPLAVDGNINVKDVNLPDFAEYVKEYTEVAITKGTVSATAKANVSVPKNGDPKINVAADITVNNLSADGKTAKEHLGSVKQISVKKAAFDSTKNSAAIESVTIDRPETEVILERNGSVNLARAVQGKPEGTKAQRASKQSKRAAIQATTKPFGITIGNITLKNGAITFQDASITPKVVLDFEDIAASYKQFSLSASKPSPVNFSATLQGRRISASGTVSPMASPIALNMTMKLDDIVLDKFSPYTVKYIAYPVKTGSLDADVKLKIYQNKLNAENQLLFEDFTLGERNSQSKAPSVPIKLGLSLMRQPNGDIPLNLPITGNLNDPNFHINQIIATTLVNVVVKAAISPFTLLGSLLGDVSPEQAQFITFKPGSAQLPKTDLQMLTKLASVLKTKPTITLECLGYYNTDIDVKGLKDRALSMAVKQQWYDSLSSATQKNIDLEAAAIPKYNYEKYLKEAYESFPEQKDDPRPSGLFGYEEQTQEQMEEFLRNSVDTTHEALRKLAVDRANAVRDVIISKYPELKDRVKAIQAGSSKKDSHATSVQLKLKQ